From Novosphingobium resinovorum, the proteins below share one genomic window:
- the cyoA gene encoding ubiquinol oxidase subunit II: MQPPESRLNPPGRRFGPFRNRAMRVVGALGLTAALSACNTLVLKPSGDVAQQQGDLVVVATLLMLLIVVPVMLAVVIFAWRYRANNKDAKYEPDWDHSTQLELMIWAAPLLIIICLGAVTWTSTHLLDPYRTIGRIDAQTQVSQDAKPLEVEVVALDWKWLFIYPEQGVATVNELVVPSGRPLNFKITSANVMNSFYVPAMAGQIYAMPGMETRLHAVMNSNVESVGFSANYSGAGFTHMRFKMRSVSDADFAKWVGDVKTTGTRPQPAGDVIAAESFTGVPAKQMGGTLDRAAYLELEKPTQKVPAIRFANVDPKLYDAVVNMCVQPGKMCMSEMMALDARGGLGKAGIRNVQMLSYDKDGRDSAVAESANPSDAVKRELAWVRALCEQMPGQVRDGSVKAPSDLRSLNGAGIPAPQSIGFGGEDAPAASSPKPAHISLNSRN, from the coding sequence ATGCAACCGCCCGAGTCACGTCTGAACCCGCCCGGCCGTCGTTTCGGCCCGTTCCGTAACCGCGCGATGCGCGTCGTGGGCGCCCTCGGGCTGACCGCTGCGCTGTCGGCGTGCAACACCCTCGTGCTCAAGCCGTCGGGCGATGTTGCACAGCAGCAGGGCGACCTCGTGGTCGTCGCGACGCTGCTGATGCTGCTCATCGTCGTGCCGGTGATGCTGGCGGTGGTGATCTTCGCGTGGCGCTACCGTGCCAACAACAAGGACGCGAAGTACGAGCCGGACTGGGATCACTCGACCCAGCTCGAACTGATGATCTGGGCCGCGCCGCTGCTCATCATCATCTGCCTTGGCGCCGTGACCTGGACCAGCACCCACCTTCTCGATCCCTACCGCACCATCGGCCGCATCGACGCCCAGACCCAGGTTTCGCAGGATGCGAAGCCTCTCGAGGTCGAAGTCGTCGCGCTCGACTGGAAGTGGCTGTTCATCTACCCCGAGCAGGGCGTTGCCACGGTCAACGAACTGGTCGTGCCGAGCGGCCGCCCGCTGAACTTCAAGATCACTTCCGCGAACGTCATGAACTCGTTCTACGTTCCGGCGATGGCGGGCCAGATCTACGCGATGCCGGGCATGGAAACGCGCCTGCACGCGGTGATGAACTCGAACGTCGAGTCGGTCGGCTTCTCGGCCAACTACTCGGGCGCGGGCTTCACCCATATGCGCTTCAAGATGCGTTCGGTTTCGGACGCGGACTTCGCCAAGTGGGTCGGTGACGTGAAGACCACCGGCACCAGGCCGCAGCCTGCGGGCGACGTGATCGCCGCCGAATCGTTCACCGGCGTTCCCGCCAAGCAGATGGGCGGCACCCTTGACCGTGCGGCCTACCTCGAACTCGAGAAGCCGACGCAGAAGGTTCCGGCGATCCGTTTCGCCAACGTCGATCCCAAGCTCTATGACGCCGTCGTCAACATGTGCGTCCAGCCGGGCAAGATGTGCATGAGCGAGATGATGGCTCTCGACGCGCGCGGTGGTCTGGGCAAGGCGGGCATCCGCAACGTGCAGATGCTGTCGTACGACAAGGACGGCCGCGACAGCGCGGTTGCCGAGAGCGCGAACCCCAGCGACGCGGTCAAGCGCGAGCTGGCCTGGGTCCGTGCGCTGTGCGAGCAGATGCCCGGTCAGGTGCGCGACGGTTCCGTCAAGGCGCCTTCCGACCTTCGCTCGCTGAACGGCGCCGGGATCCCCGCGCCGCAGTCGATCGGCTTCGGTGGTGAGGACGCGCCCGCCGCGTCTTCGCCGAAGCCCGCTCACATTTCCCTGAATTCGCGGAACTGA
- a CDS encoding nuclease has protein sequence MRNILLATIAALGLSPTAALAWGGTAHTVIDRAAIEAIPEDGPVFLRKYEDYIGASSLLPDSWRGNSENFSKIEEDPNHGWFREQFTFLKPIPRSRYEFVIALYKQYEKIKDSDPETAARTNVRWTGTLPYAAIEAYDRIVVCMRRIRAANAEGKDASVAEQNCAFDVIRLGHYIGDGANPMHDSVSSDGWRGPNPHGYTTDRTVHGRFESQFVDGMKLTVADIAPRIGKPGRTSGDMFDAVLAYLDHSGDKVGEVFALEKRAQFADFTDKRVREMVYERTAAGATMLRDMLCRAWAESAAPPAKVEPSPIDFANPKFNPETGSAPD, from the coding sequence ATGCGTAACATCCTCCTCGCCACCATCGCCGCACTCGGCCTCAGTCCCACTGCCGCACTGGCCTGGGGCGGCACTGCCCACACCGTCATCGACCGCGCCGCGATCGAGGCCATCCCCGAGGACGGCCCGGTGTTCCTGCGCAAGTACGAGGACTATATCGGCGCCTCCTCGCTGCTCCCCGACAGCTGGCGGGGCAACTCCGAGAACTTCTCCAAGATCGAGGAAGACCCCAACCACGGCTGGTTCCGCGAGCAATTCACGTTCCTCAAACCCATCCCCCGCTCGCGCTACGAGTTCGTGATCGCGCTCTACAAGCAGTACGAGAAGATCAAGGACAGCGATCCCGAAACCGCCGCGCGCACCAATGTGCGCTGGACCGGCACGCTGCCTTATGCCGCGATCGAGGCCTATGACCGCATCGTCGTGTGCATGCGCCGCATCCGCGCGGCGAACGCGGAAGGCAAGGACGCCTCCGTGGCCGAGCAGAACTGCGCTTTCGACGTCATCCGCCTCGGCCATTACATCGGCGACGGGGCCAACCCGATGCACGATTCGGTCAGCAGCGATGGCTGGCGTGGGCCGAACCCGCATGGCTACACGACCGACCGCACCGTCCACGGCCGCTTCGAGAGCCAGTTCGTCGACGGCATGAAGCTGACGGTGGCCGACATCGCCCCGCGTATCGGCAAGCCCGGCCGGACCTCGGGCGACATGTTCGACGCGGTGCTGGCCTATCTCGACCACTCGGGCGACAAGGTGGGCGAGGTCTTCGCGCTGGAGAAGCGCGCTCAGTTCGCCGACTTCACCGACAAGCGCGTGCGCGAGATGGTCTATGAACGCACGGCTGCGGGGGCGACGATGCTGCGCGACATGCTCTGCCGCGCCTGGGCCGAGAGCGCCGCGCCTCCGGCCAAGGTCGAACCTTCGCCGATCGACTTTGCCAACCCGAAGTTCAACCCGGAAACCGGCTCGGCGCCCGATTGA
- a CDS encoding YdcF family protein, producing MRKGSARMAAVAVAAALSLTTVCASAQDVRAQAVRDTVTESLSQRLFPLFDALGRDPAALNALQARPEVAAMLRARFDRRAACGTDLGCVAQAMVWTDGEAQVLAAAASGKAADDGPAAQAGREIAGINTIVRTYGLGQVPPYPGIDGAGMVDPQEARSRLQAATWLSQTVRANSLQALDPSLDYALALLDAADRRDAISYEPLTGGLNAPAFRRAKGLDWKRYRYSALIVTGVGPEVDGMPLSPYGKYHVRLAAQRFAAGDAPFLILTGGHAHPRATAFAEAEEMRRALIERYGVPAEAIVIEPHARHTTTNLRNASRLLMAMGAPLDKDTLIVCNPDQSAMIENPEFAARNNRELGYQPGTIGARVSPTDLEFRPSALSARVDPRDPLDP from the coding sequence ATGCGGAAAGGTTCGGCGCGCATGGCAGCGGTTGCCGTTGCTGCGGCACTCTCGCTCACGACGGTCTGCGCGTCGGCACAGGATGTCAGGGCGCAGGCCGTCAGGGACACGGTGACGGAGAGCCTGTCGCAGCGGTTGTTCCCGTTGTTCGACGCGCTGGGCCGCGATCCTGCGGCGCTCAATGCGCTGCAGGCTCGCCCCGAGGTCGCCGCCATGCTGCGCGCCCGGTTCGACCGGCGGGCGGCCTGCGGCACCGACCTCGGCTGCGTGGCGCAGGCGATGGTCTGGACTGACGGCGAGGCGCAAGTCCTCGCCGCTGCTGCCTCGGGGAAGGCCGCGGACGACGGCCCCGCCGCGCAGGCCGGGCGCGAGATCGCAGGCATCAACACGATCGTGCGCACGTATGGTCTGGGTCAGGTGCCGCCGTATCCCGGCATCGACGGTGCCGGCATGGTCGACCCGCAGGAGGCCCGCTCGCGTCTGCAGGCGGCCACATGGCTGTCGCAGACGGTGCGCGCGAATTCGCTGCAGGCGCTCGATCCCAGCCTGGACTATGCGCTGGCGCTGCTCGATGCCGCCGACCGCCGCGATGCCATCAGTTATGAGCCGCTCACCGGCGGCCTCAACGCCCCCGCCTTCAGGCGCGCTAAGGGCCTCGACTGGAAGCGCTACCGCTATAGCGCGCTGATCGTCACCGGCGTCGGGCCTGAGGTCGATGGCATGCCGCTCAGCCCTTACGGCAAGTACCACGTGCGCCTTGCCGCCCAGCGTTTCGCGGCGGGGGACGCGCCGTTCCTGATCCTCACCGGTGGCCATGCCCACCCGCGCGCCACCGCCTTCGCCGAAGCCGAGGAAATGCGCCGCGCCCTGATCGAGCGCTACGGCGTCCCCGCCGAGGCCATCGTCATCGAACCGCACGCGCGCCACACCACCACCAACTTGCGCAATGCCTCGCGCCTGCTGATGGCCATGGGCGCCCCGCTGGACAAGGACACGCTGATCGTCTGCAACCCGGACCAGAGCGCGATGATCGAGAACCCCGAGTTCGCGGCGCGCAATAACCGCGAACTGGGCTATCAGCCCGGCACCATCGGTGCGCGCGTCTCACCGACCGATCTGGAATTTCGCCCATCCGCCCTTTCTGCGCGCGTGGACCCGCGCGATCCGCTGGATCCCTGA
- a CDS encoding MFS transporter, with the protein MNVYRQNARVLTASLVGTAVEFYDFYIYATAAALVFGPLFFPAESATVQHLAAYASFAIAFIARPVGATLFGHFGDRVGRKSTLVASLLLMGGATVLIGVLPTYESAGWIAPALLCLMRFCQGLGLGGEWGGAALLAVESAPKGYEARFGMFPQLGAPVGFFAANGLFLVISSVLSDAEFAAWGWRIPFLLSAVLVGLGLWIRFRLSESPVFAKEDDHHRAIPVVELFRTHMRETVAGTFAVIACFALYYLATTFALGYGTATLGFGRQQFLGVQLFAILFMAVGIVVAGYAADRRSSRSVLMFGCFCAVLLGTVMGLMFSTGSLFVIGVFLCVALFTMGLVYGPIAELLPRLFKARVRYTGASIAFNVGGIVGGGFAPAVAQGLADSGGVLFVGLYISGAALLSLFGLMAVRAERV; encoded by the coding sequence ATGAACGTCTACCGCCAGAACGCCCGCGTCCTGACCGCGAGCCTCGTGGGCACCGCCGTCGAGTTCTACGACTTCTACATCTATGCGACCGCCGCCGCGCTCGTCTTCGGGCCGCTGTTCTTCCCGGCCGAGTCCGCGACCGTCCAGCACCTTGCCGCTTATGCCAGCTTCGCCATCGCCTTCATCGCGCGGCCGGTGGGGGCGACGCTGTTCGGCCATTTCGGCGACCGCGTGGGGCGCAAGTCCACGCTCGTCGCCTCGCTGCTGCTGATGGGCGGGGCGACGGTACTGATCGGCGTGCTGCCGACGTATGAGAGCGCGGGCTGGATCGCCCCTGCCCTGCTGTGCCTGATGCGCTTCTGTCAGGGCCTGGGCCTTGGCGGCGAGTGGGGCGGCGCGGCGCTGCTGGCGGTGGAGAGCGCGCCCAAGGGCTACGAGGCGCGCTTCGGCATGTTCCCGCAGCTGGGCGCTCCGGTTGGGTTCTTCGCGGCCAACGGGCTGTTCCTCGTCATCAGTTCGGTGCTGAGCGACGCGGAGTTCGCCGCCTGGGGCTGGCGCATCCCCTTTCTGCTGAGCGCGGTACTCGTCGGCCTCGGCCTGTGGATCCGCTTTCGCCTTTCCGAAAGCCCGGTCTTCGCGAAGGAAGACGACCACCACCGCGCCATCCCCGTGGTCGAGCTGTTCCGCACCCACATGCGCGAGACGGTGGCGGGCACTTTCGCGGTGATCGCCTGCTTCGCGCTCTACTATCTCGCGACCACCTTCGCACTGGGCTACGGCACTGCGACGCTGGGCTTCGGCCGTCAGCAATTCCTTGGCGTACAGTTGTTCGCGATCCTGTTCATGGCGGTAGGTATCGTCGTTGCGGGCTATGCGGCCGACAGGCGCTCCTCGCGTTCAGTGTTGATGTTCGGATGCTTCTGCGCGGTGCTGCTGGGCACGGTGATGGGCCTGATGTTCTCGACCGGATCGCTGTTCGTGATCGGCGTGTTCCTGTGCGTCGCGCTGTTCACCATGGGCCTCGTCTACGGCCCGATCGCCGAACTGCTGCCCAGGCTGTTCAAGGCGCGGGTACGCTACACCGGCGCCTCGATCGCGTTCAACGTGGGCGGCATCGTCGGCGGCGGCTTCGCGCCCGCCGTGGCGCAGGGGCTGGCCGACAGCGGCGGCGTGCTGTTCGTGGGCCTCTACATTTCCGGCGCGGCGCTCCTCAGCCTGTTCGGGCTGATGGCGGTGCGGGCCGAGCGGGTTTGA
- a CDS encoding TonB-dependent receptor yields the protein MLKSVLATGAAFAALATAFTPAYADEAPAGAPTASNESTGDDIIVTGSTRAERRFDVSYAVNTISQEDFEKIAPVNFADLIGQLPGFQTEITGGEVQNIYRIRGLPNDGGFVSFQQDGLPLFHENDGVFFRGDAILKQDLMTDHVEVVRGGPAPVYASYSGAIINAITVTGGEEARGKAQVTLGDTGLYRLDAYQAGKLAKDTYYAVGGFMRYHDGYRDNGFPNDKGGQIRANIKHVTDNGFIKLNFNYVNDHNTFYLPIPTNNPLTGASLNQYIDYFDGTMNSPAFRNVNLKYRDGNGVVQSRNSDLSDGRHMQMVNFGAHYEGDFDGWLVTAAAGYTQGKNDFTAFYSTTNPADGNAFAAGYLARATTAFGAVDHFGYTLAGTNTVYDPYAASGLVMQGQYRDIHSKFYSGQANLSVARKFDTGIGTHDIKLGVYGSLYGEDSRTLYQNYLIEVSGKPRTLDLVAYNAAGSELGRVTDNGVLNYAATLNQGDSDAKMFALYANDTWEIVPGLRIDGGIRHERYSYKGWAALTEAANLGDTTTLADDSTRAFTGVILNQKLKPSVTNWTIGANYDFSSHIGVYGRASHLETPPNVQTVMSINPTIITTVADQFEAGLKLSMGRSYLYVTGFYTNFDPLNASFLAYDPTTGRNDVNVPFIGEAQVKGIEFDGAWSVTPWFTLNGALTVSDPKYKNFQSSTGADPEQAEGNQIVRQPKVYGNIRPSFDFTTGDTDVSIYGRYTYMGKRFVDLYNNTALPAYGTVGAGVTVKHGTWQLQVVGDNLFNAHGLTEGNTRTDSLAGQGSAEAIYGRPIFGRNFRLVVGKSW from the coding sequence ATGCTCAAGTCCGTTCTCGCCACTGGCGCGGCGTTTGCCGCGCTCGCCACCGCCTTCACGCCCGCCTACGCCGACGAGGCGCCCGCTGGTGCGCCCACCGCTTCGAACGAATCGACCGGCGATGACATCATCGTCACCGGCTCGACCCGCGCCGAGCGCCGCTTCGACGTGTCCTATGCGGTCAACACGATCTCGCAGGAAGATTTCGAGAAGATCGCCCCGGTCAACTTCGCGGACCTGATCGGCCAGCTTCCCGGCTTCCAGACCGAGATCACCGGCGGCGAAGTGCAGAACATCTACCGCATCCGCGGCCTGCCCAACGATGGCGGCTTCGTGAGCTTCCAGCAGGACGGCCTGCCGCTGTTCCACGAGAACGACGGCGTGTTTTTCCGCGGCGACGCCATCCTCAAGCAGGACCTGATGACCGACCACGTCGAAGTCGTGCGCGGCGGTCCGGCCCCGGTCTACGCCAGCTACTCGGGCGCGATCATCAACGCGATCACCGTCACCGGCGGCGAGGAAGCGCGCGGCAAGGCGCAGGTCACGCTGGGCGATACCGGCCTCTACCGCCTCGACGCCTATCAGGCGGGCAAGCTGGCCAAGGACACCTACTACGCGGTCGGCGGCTTCATGCGCTACCACGACGGCTACCGCGACAACGGCTTCCCCAATGACAAGGGCGGCCAGATCCGCGCCAACATCAAGCATGTGACCGACAACGGGTTCATCAAGCTGAACTTCAACTACGTCAACGATCACAACACGTTCTATCTGCCGATCCCGACCAACAATCCGCTGACCGGCGCGTCGCTGAACCAGTACATCGACTACTTCGACGGGACGATGAACTCGCCGGCCTTCCGCAACGTCAACCTCAAGTACCGTGACGGCAACGGCGTGGTGCAGAGCCGCAATTCCGATCTTTCGGACGGCCGCCACATGCAGATGGTGAACTTCGGCGCGCATTACGAAGGCGACTTCGACGGGTGGCTTGTGACCGCCGCTGCCGGTTACACGCAGGGCAAGAACGACTTCACCGCATTCTACTCGACCACCAACCCGGCCGACGGCAACGCCTTCGCGGCAGGCTACCTCGCCCGCGCCACCACGGCGTTCGGCGCGGTCGACCACTTCGGCTACACGCTGGCGGGGACCAACACCGTCTATGATCCCTATGCCGCTTCCGGCCTCGTCATGCAGGGCCAGTACCGCGACATCCACTCGAAGTTCTATTCGGGTCAGGCCAACCTCTCGGTCGCACGCAAGTTCGACACCGGCATCGGCACCCACGACATCAAGCTTGGCGTCTACGGCAGCCTCTATGGCGAGGACAGCCGCACCCTCTACCAGAACTACCTGATCGAAGTGTCCGGCAAGCCCCGCACGCTCGACCTCGTCGCGTACAACGCCGCCGGCTCCGAACTGGGCCGCGTCACCGACAACGGCGTGCTGAACTACGCCGCGACGCTCAACCAGGGCGACAGCGACGCCAAGATGTTCGCGCTCTACGCCAACGACACCTGGGAAATCGTGCCCGGGCTGCGCATCGACGGCGGCATTCGCCACGAACGCTACAGCTACAAGGGCTGGGCCGCGCTGACCGAAGCCGCTAACCTTGGCGACACGACCACGCTGGCCGACGACAGCACCCGCGCCTTCACCGGCGTGATCCTGAACCAGAAGCTCAAGCCCAGCGTCACCAACTGGACGATCGGCGCGAACTACGACTTCTCCAGCCACATCGGCGTCTACGGCCGCGCCTCGCACCTCGAGACGCCGCCCAACGTCCAGACCGTGATGAGCATCAACCCGACGATCATCACCACCGTCGCCGACCAGTTCGAGGCGGGCCTCAAGCTGTCGATGGGCCGCTCGTACCTCTATGTGACGGGCTTCTACACTAACTTCGACCCGCTCAATGCCTCGTTCCTGGCCTACGATCCGACCACGGGCCGCAATGACGTGAACGTGCCCTTCATCGGCGAAGCGCAGGTCAAGGGCATCGAGTTCGACGGCGCCTGGAGCGTGACCCCGTGGTTCACCCTCAATGGTGCGCTGACCGTCAGCGATCCGAAGTACAAGAACTTCCAGAGCAGCACCGGCGCCGACCCGGAGCAGGCCGAGGGCAACCAGATCGTCCGCCAGCCGAAGGTCTACGGCAACATCCGTCCGAGCTTCGACTTCACCACGGGCGACACCGACGTGTCGATCTATGGCCGCTACACCTACATGGGCAAGCGCTTCGTCGATCTCTACAACAACACCGCGCTGCCCGCTTACGGCACCGTGGGCGCGGGCGTGACGGTGAAGCACGGCACATGGCAGCTGCAGGTCGTCGGCGACAACCTGTTCAATGCCCACGGCCTGACCGAAGGCAATACCCGCACCGACTCGCTGGCAGGGCAAGGCAGCGCCGAGGCGATCTACGGGCGTCCGATCTTCGGCCGCAACTTCCGCCTCGTCGTCGGCAAGTCCTGGTAA
- a CDS encoding glycosyl hydrolase family 8 codes for MAADSIFRPKVDRRTFSLGALMAFTAACNTAPSQGRAQQVNDPLWTQWRDRFVAPEGRVVDTGNGRISHSEGQSYGMILALRAGDREAFERIAKWTQDTLGREDMALHSWKYDPTAAVPVSDPNNATDGDLVIAWALALAGQRWKRSEWSDRAREVRKAIREHCVISRFGRELLLPGVVGFAEGAQVMLNPSYFVWPALDQFAKADGAATWGGVVRDCEAITTLARFGMHSLPSDWVAVSGYNAVAPAVGKPPRFGYDAIRIPLYAAVGGRSTLVQPVADWWRSRIAQHRSIPAWVDVVTGEEANYALSSGGAAIAARLIGSTPPVALDSDYFSASLQMLARL; via the coding sequence ATGGCCGCTGACTCCATTTTCCGGCCGAAGGTCGATCGTCGCACGTTTTCGCTGGGGGCGCTGATGGCCTTCACTGCCGCATGCAATACCGCGCCCAGCCAGGGCCGGGCCCAGCAGGTCAACGACCCGCTATGGACCCAGTGGCGCGACCGCTTCGTCGCGCCCGAGGGCCGCGTGGTCGACACCGGAAACGGCCGCATCAGCCACTCCGAGGGCCAGAGCTACGGCATGATCCTTGCCCTGCGCGCCGGGGACCGCGAGGCTTTCGAGCGCATCGCCAAGTGGACGCAGGACACGCTCGGGCGTGAGGACATGGCGCTCCATTCGTGGAAGTACGATCCGACGGCGGCGGTGCCCGTCTCCGATCCCAACAATGCGACGGATGGTGATCTCGTCATCGCCTGGGCTCTGGCGCTTGCCGGTCAGCGGTGGAAGCGCTCCGAGTGGAGCGACCGCGCGCGCGAAGTCCGCAAGGCGATCCGCGAGCACTGCGTGATCTCGCGGTTCGGGCGCGAATTGCTGCTGCCCGGTGTCGTCGGGTTCGCGGAAGGGGCGCAAGTCATGCTCAACCCCTCGTACTTCGTGTGGCCCGCGCTCGACCAGTTCGCCAAGGCGGACGGCGCTGCGACATGGGGCGGTGTGGTCCGCGACTGCGAGGCGATCACGACGCTGGCGCGCTTCGGCATGCATTCCCTGCCGAGCGACTGGGTGGCGGTGAGCGGCTACAATGCCGTCGCCCCTGCGGTCGGCAAGCCGCCGCGCTTTGGCTACGACGCGATCCGTATTCCGCTTTACGCTGCGGTCGGGGGGCGTTCCACTCTGGTGCAGCCGGTGGCCGACTGGTGGCGCTCGCGGATCGCGCAGCACCGCTCGATCCCGGCGTGGGTGGATGTGGTGACCGGCGAGGAGGCGAACTATGCGCTCTCCAGCGGCGGCGCGGCAATCGCGGCGCGGCTGATCGGATCGACTCCGCCGGTGGCGCTGGACAGCGATTACTTCAGCGCATCGTTGCAGATGCTGGCACGGCTCTGA
- a CDS encoding ROK family transcriptional regulator — protein MATPAFDIDQRRIIHELRKAGALSRSALAERLEISHTALTRISRELLTLGLIEEVTEGGAQGRGRPAIPLRLASKGGYAVGATAHKGLLDIAIVDFAGRTIATHREDSDPIDPRQFAQRVRRVTHDLVDRHGLLGQRMLGIGVAVPGPALSLEGERWSVVEDMPGWRGTPLREILSAELGWPLWLENDANVAAIAEFYMGGLLREFSTVVVLLLGYGIGAGVIVDGRLVRGQFGVAGEVGCLFPGDRPRPSPLDLLSTLRASGCDLTSVSEIDLASEAQRPAIEQWMDRAARQLEVVADTAFAWLDPGAIVLAGAVPGDVLEGLASRLRAASLVTTVDGRGPPVRVSGLRGSPVTLGAALLPIHAISAQN, from the coding sequence ATGGCCACTCCCGCATTCGATATCGACCAGCGGCGCATAATTCATGAGCTGCGCAAGGCGGGCGCGCTGTCGCGCTCGGCGCTGGCGGAGCGGCTGGAGATCAGCCACACAGCCCTCACCCGCATCTCCCGCGAACTGCTGACGCTCGGCCTCATCGAGGAAGTGACCGAAGGCGGCGCGCAAGGGCGCGGACGCCCTGCGATCCCGCTGCGGCTGGCGTCGAAGGGCGGCTATGCGGTGGGCGCCACGGCGCACAAGGGCCTGCTCGACATCGCCATCGTCGATTTCGCGGGCCGGACCATCGCCACCCACCGCGAAGACAGCGATCCCATTGACCCTCGCCAGTTCGCGCAGCGCGTCCGCCGCGTGACGCACGACCTTGTCGACCGGCACGGCCTGCTCGGCCAGCGCATGCTCGGCATCGGCGTGGCGGTGCCCGGCCCGGCGCTCTCGCTGGAAGGCGAGCGGTGGAGCGTGGTCGAGGACATGCCCGGCTGGCGCGGCACACCCTTGCGCGAGATCCTGAGCGCCGAACTGGGCTGGCCGCTGTGGCTGGAGAACGACGCCAACGTCGCCGCCATCGCCGAGTTCTACATGGGCGGCCTGCTGCGCGAATTCTCGACCGTGGTGGTGCTGCTGCTCGGCTACGGGATCGGCGCCGGGGTCATCGTCGACGGGCGGCTGGTACGCGGCCAGTTCGGCGTGGCCGGGGAAGTCGGCTGCCTGTTCCCCGGCGACCGTCCGCGGCCGAGCCCGCTCGACCTGCTCTCCACCTTGCGCGCCAGCGGCTGCGACCTGACCTCGGTGAGCGAGATCGACCTTGCCTCCGAAGCCCAGCGCCCCGCGATAGAACAATGGATGGACCGCGCCGCGCGGCAGTTGGAGGTCGTCGCCGACACCGCCTTCGCCTGGCTCGATCCCGGCGCCATCGTGCTGGCGGGTGCGGTGCCCGGCGACGTGCTGGAGGGTCTCGCCTCGCGCCTGCGCGCGGCCTCGCTGGTGACGACGGTGGACGGGCGCGGCCCGCCGGTGCGCGTGTCCGGGCTGCGCGGGTCTCCGGTTACGCTGGGCGCGGCGCTGCTGCCGATCCACGCGATCTCCGCGCAGAACTGA
- a CDS encoding MFS transporter — protein MSTTTTPTREELGLPTFKPHHAISPGEIAIGVIIGRTSEFFDFFVYAIASVLVFPKLFFPFVDPLTGTLYSFAIFALAFIARPFGSLFFMALDRAYGRGVKLTIALFGLGGSTAAIAFLPTYETMGATAIWLLAIFRIAQGFALGGTWDGLASLLALNAPENRRGWWAMVPQLGAPFGLIVASALFAYMIAVLPAADFLEWGWRYPFFVALAINVVALFARLRIVVTEEFQTLFESRDLQPVSVMGTVSKEGRTVLIGAFAPLASFAMFHMVTVFPLSWVFLFTKEAPTRFLLIEVLAAVFGLVAVLFSGRLADRYGRRTLLGTCAVGIAVFSGFAPQLLDGGTAGELVFMIGGFILLGLSFGQSSGVVASAFPTDHRYTGSALTSDLAWLFGAGFAPLAALLLSTHFGLIASGGYLLSGALATLLALWLNKELASR, from the coding sequence ATGAGCACAACCACGACCCCGACCCGCGAGGAACTCGGCCTGCCGACGTTCAAGCCGCACCACGCGATTTCGCCCGGCGAGATCGCGATCGGCGTGATCATCGGCCGTACCTCGGAATTCTTCGACTTCTTCGTCTACGCCATCGCCTCGGTGCTGGTGTTCCCGAAGCTGTTCTTCCCCTTCGTCGATCCGCTGACCGGCACGCTCTACAGCTTCGCGATCTTCGCGCTGGCCTTCATCGCGCGCCCGTTCGGTTCGCTGTTCTTCATGGCGCTCGACCGTGCCTACGGCCGCGGCGTCAAGCTGACGATCGCGCTGTTCGGTCTCGGCGGCTCCACTGCCGCGATCGCCTTCCTGCCGACCTATGAGACCATGGGCGCCACCGCGATCTGGCTGCTGGCGATCTTCCGCATCGCGCAGGGCTTCGCGCTCGGCGGCACCTGGGACGGCCTGGCTTCGCTGCTCGCGCTCAACGCCCCGGAAAACCGCCGTGGCTGGTGGGCGATGGTGCCGCAGCTCGGTGCGCCGTTCGGCCTCATCGTCGCCAGCGCGCTGTTCGCCTACATGATCGCCGTGCTGCCCGCCGCCGACTTCCTGGAGTGGGGCTGGCGCTATCCGTTCTTCGTGGCGCTCGCGATCAACGTCGTCGCGCTCTTCGCGCGCCTGCGCATCGTCGTCACCGAGGAATTCCAGACCCTGTTCGAAAGCCGCGACTTGCAGCCCGTCAGCGTCATGGGCACCGTGAGCAAGGAAGGCCGCACCGTCCTGATCGGCGCCTTCGCCCCGCTCGCCAGCTTCGCGATGTTCCACATGGTCACCGTGTTCCCGCTCTCGTGGGTGTTCCTCTTCACCAAGGAAGCGCCGACCCGCTTCCTGCTGATCGAAGTGCTGGCCGCCGTCTTCGGCCTCGTCGCCGTGCTGTTCTCGGGCCGCCTCGCCGACCGTTACGGCCGCCGCACCCTGCTCGGCACTTGCGCCGTCGGCATCGCGGTATTCAGCGGCTTCGCGCCGCAGCTGCTCGACGGAGGTACGGCCGGTGAGCTGGTCTTCATGATCGGCGGCTTCATCCTGCTGGGCCTGTCGTTCGGCCAGTCCTCGGGCGTCGTCGCCTCGGCTTTCCCGACCGACCACCGCTACACCGGCTCGGCGCTCACCAGCGACCTTGCCTGGCTGTTCGGCGCCGGCTTCGCCCCGCTGGCGGCGCTGCTGCTCTCCACCCACTTCGGCCTGATCGCCTCGGGCGGCTACCTGCTCTCGGGCGCGCTGGCGACCCTGCTGGCCCTGTGGCTGAACAAGGAACTCGCCAGCCGCTAA